One Thermoflexus sp. genomic window carries:
- the thiO gene encoding glycine oxidase ThiO produces the protein MTNANEIVIIGGGICGLSIGWFLARSGYPVTILERGGAGLGATWAAAGMLAPHAEAEPGEERLLPLLRASRDMWADFARELEAVSGIPVDYRDEGTLVVALDRDDAERLRFLYEFQRSQNLPTEWLSGYEARRMEPHLSRHVVAAIYSPQDHQVDNRKVARALIEAFRKAGGHLREHTEVTGIVIDENRVLGVRLARGFLEAHTVILAAGAWSAQIPGLPPEARPPVRPVKGQMLAVQMPPEAPLLQHVVWGPDAYLVPRRDGRLLIGATVEEKGFDAHLTAGGIFRLLRGAWEILPGIDELPIVEMWVGFRPGSRDDAPILGPTAVEGLILATGHYRNGILLAPITAHAIHHLIVHGDLPEVAKPFTLARFCHR, from the coding sequence ATGACGAACGCCAATGAAATCGTGATCATCGGCGGCGGGATCTGCGGGCTCTCCATCGGCTGGTTCCTGGCCCGCTCTGGATACCCGGTGACGATCCTGGAACGGGGCGGCGCCGGGCTGGGCGCGACCTGGGCGGCCGCCGGGATGCTGGCCCCTCACGCGGAGGCAGAGCCCGGTGAGGAGAGGCTCCTGCCGCTGTTGCGGGCTAGCCGCGATATGTGGGCCGACTTCGCCCGGGAGCTGGAGGCCGTCTCCGGGATCCCCGTGGACTACCGGGACGAAGGCACGCTGGTGGTCGCCCTCGATCGGGACGACGCGGAACGCTTGAGGTTCCTCTATGAATTCCAGCGCAGCCAGAACCTCCCCACTGAGTGGCTTTCCGGCTACGAGGCCCGACGGATGGAGCCGCATCTCTCCCGGCACGTGGTGGCCGCCATCTACAGCCCGCAGGATCATCAGGTGGATAACCGGAAGGTGGCCCGGGCGCTGATCGAAGCCTTCCGAAAGGCCGGCGGACATCTGCGGGAACACACGGAGGTGACCGGGATCGTGATCGATGAGAACCGCGTCCTCGGGGTCCGCCTCGCCCGCGGATTCCTGGAGGCCCACACGGTGATCCTGGCCGCCGGGGCCTGGTCCGCCCAGATCCCCGGGCTCCCCCCCGAGGCCCGCCCGCCTGTCCGGCCTGTGAAGGGTCAGATGCTGGCGGTGCAGATGCCTCCCGAGGCGCCCCTGCTGCAACACGTGGTGTGGGGGCCGGATGCCTACCTGGTTCCCCGTCGGGATGGTCGGTTGTTGATTGGGGCGACGGTGGAGGAAAAAGGGTTCGATGCCCACCTGACCGCCGGAGGGATCTTCCGGCTGCTGCGAGGGGCCTGGGAGATCCTGCCCGGGATTGATGAGCTGCCCATCGTGGAGATGTGGGTGGGCTTCCGGCCGGGAAGCCGGGATGATGCACCGATCCTGGGGCCGACGGCGGTGGAGGGGCTGATCCTGGCGACCGGCCACTACCGCAACGGCATCCTGCTGGCCCCGATCACCGCTCACGCCATTCATCACCTGATCGTCCATGGCGACCTCCCCGAGGTCGCGAAACCGTTCACCCTCGCGCGATTCTGCCACCGGTAG
- the thiS gene encoding sulfur carrier protein ThiS, with the protein MEAILIVNGQPHPYRPHTVRELLAALGLDPDRPGIAVAINATVIPRPEWGNVRLQPGDRVEIVHAVAGG; encoded by the coding sequence ATGGAGGCCATCCTGATCGTCAATGGACAGCCCCATCCGTATCGGCCGCATACGGTTCGGGAGCTCCTGGCCGCCCTGGGCCTGGATCCCGATCGCCCGGGCATTGCGGTGGCGATCAACGCCACCGTGATCCCCCGACCGGAATGGGGGAACGTCCGGCTCCAGCCCGGGGATCGGGTGGAGATTGTCCACGCGGTCGCAGGGGGATGA
- a CDS encoding thiazole synthase yields the protein MNEGLVIAGRAFRSRLILGTARYPNLQVMLDALEASGTEIVTVAIRRVRFGADGENLYDLLRDRYFILPNTAGCYTARDAVLTAHLAREALGTNWIKLEVIGDEETLYPDAEQLLEAARQLVKDGFVVLPYCTDDPILCRKLEDIGCAAVMPLGAPIGSGMGILNPYNIRLIRQMCTVPVIVDAGVGTASDVAIAMELGCDGVLLNTAVAQARDPVKMARAMRLAVEAGRLAYEAGRIPRRLYAVPSSPMEDRIEV from the coding sequence ATGAACGAAGGACTGGTGATCGCCGGACGGGCGTTCCGCTCGCGTCTGATCCTCGGAACAGCTCGATATCCCAACCTCCAGGTGATGCTGGATGCCCTGGAGGCCAGCGGAACCGAAATCGTGACCGTGGCCATCCGCCGGGTCCGCTTCGGGGCTGATGGGGAGAACCTCTACGACCTGCTGCGGGATCGCTATTTCATCCTGCCGAACACTGCCGGATGCTACACCGCCCGAGATGCGGTGCTCACCGCCCACCTGGCCCGCGAAGCCCTGGGCACGAACTGGATCAAGCTGGAAGTGATCGGCGATGAGGAGACCCTCTACCCCGATGCCGAGCAGCTGCTGGAGGCCGCGCGCCAGCTGGTGAAGGATGGCTTCGTGGTCCTCCCCTACTGCACCGATGATCCCATCCTGTGCCGGAAGCTGGAGGATATCGGTTGCGCGGCGGTGATGCCGCTGGGGGCGCCCATCGGATCCGGGATGGGGATCCTGAACCCGTATAACATCCGGCTGATCCGCCAGATGTGCACGGTGCCGGTGATCGTGGACGCCGGGGTGGGGACTGCATCGGATGTGGCGATCGCGATGGAGCTGGGATGCGATGGGGTGCTGCTGAACACCGCAGTGGCCCAGGCGCGGGATCCGGTGAAGATGGCCCGGGCGATGCGCCTGGCGGTGGAGGCCGGACGGCTGGCCTATGAAGCTGGCCGCATCCCCCGCCGCTTGTATGCCGTGCCCTCCAGCCCGATGGAGGATCGCATCGAGGTATGA
- a CDS encoding thiamine phosphate synthase, with the protein MNLPQPPLLVITDRRLARRPLLAVIEAILTAGGRWVMVREKDLPEDELASLVRAIIRLARRVGGVVVVNTWASVAAACEADGVHLPQGLSVAEARRIVGPGRWVGVSTHNLEEALRAVEEGADYITLSPIFPSVSKPGYGPALGVETLRMVARAVSIPVVALGGITPENARACREAGAAGIAVLGSVMTAEDPGAIVRAYLSAWGG; encoded by the coding sequence ATGAACCTCCCCCAGCCGCCGCTGCTGGTGATCACCGACCGTCGCCTGGCCCGCCGGCCGCTGCTTGCTGTGATCGAGGCGATCCTCACAGCTGGCGGGCGCTGGGTGATGGTGCGGGAAAAGGACCTCCCCGAAGATGAACTGGCTTCCCTGGTTCGGGCGATCATCCGGCTGGCCCGACGCGTGGGAGGGGTTGTGGTGGTCAACACCTGGGCATCGGTTGCCGCAGCCTGTGAGGCCGATGGGGTGCATTTGCCTCAAGGCCTTTCGGTCGCCGAAGCCCGACGCATCGTCGGCCCGGGGCGCTGGGTAGGGGTTTCCACCCACAACCTGGAAGAGGCCCTACGCGCGGTGGAGGAAGGGGCGGACTATATCACCCTGAGCCCCATCTTCCCTTCCGTCAGCAAGCCGGGCTATGGACCGGCGCTGGGGGTGGAGACTCTCCGCATGGTCGCCCGAGCGGTATCCATCCCGGTGGTGGCCCTGGGGGGAATTACCCCGGAGAACGCCCGCGCATGCCGGGAAGCCGGCGCGGCGGGAATCGCGGTCCTGGGCTCCGTGATGACTGCGGAAGATCCGGGAGCGATCGTTCGCGCCTATCTTTCTGCCTGGGGGGGTTGA
- a CDS encoding prephenate dehydrogenase: MPYGHCRNACHVRGARSGPPPEGIRGWDFPDARAGARPLSFRVVTMENFRWGVIGLGLIGGSIARRLAQQGIPVLGADRDPATRTEAQASGVFEALLDPPALVAAADGVILATPVGTIEELLEALPWRPGQLILDTGSTKRRIVAAMARLPEGVRAVGGHPMAGRERSGFLASDPELFLGKPFILVPTSRTTPEAAVQAEELVTLLGARPIWMEAEIHDRRVAWVSHLPYVTAMALMAAVEAAGDPAMWEIAASGFRDATRVAASDPRMMGEVVRSNADELGAALEALCQILIRWREDLRASPPVLPLEWEHLSARRRALRFPGP; encoded by the coding sequence TTGCCCTACGGGCATTGCCGTAACGCATGCCATGTTCGGGGGGCGCGCAGCGGACCTCCTCCCGAGGGCATTCGGGGTTGGGATTTCCCGGACGCGCGGGCAGGCGCTCGTCCACTCTCTTTTCGGGTTGTGACGATGGAGAACTTTCGCTGGGGTGTCATCGGTCTGGGCCTGATCGGCGGTTCCATCGCCCGGCGGCTGGCGCAACAGGGCATCCCGGTTCTGGGAGCGGATCGCGATCCGGCTACACGGACAGAGGCCCAGGCTTCCGGGGTTTTCGAGGCCTTGCTGGATCCCCCTGCGCTGGTCGCTGCGGCGGATGGGGTGATCCTGGCCACGCCGGTGGGCACCATTGAGGAGCTCCTGGAGGCCCTCCCCTGGCGACCCGGCCAGCTGATCCTGGATACGGGGAGCACCAAGCGGCGGATTGTGGCGGCGATGGCCCGGTTGCCGGAAGGGGTGAGGGCAGTAGGGGGGCACCCCATGGCAGGCAGGGAGCGCTCGGGCTTCCTGGCCTCCGATCCGGAGCTCTTCCTCGGGAAACCGTTCATTCTGGTGCCGACCTCCCGAACGACACCGGAGGCGGCGGTGCAGGCTGAGGAGCTGGTCACCCTTCTGGGAGCGCGCCCCATCTGGATGGAGGCGGAGATCCACGATCGGCGGGTGGCCTGGGTGAGCCATCTCCCCTACGTGACCGCCATGGCGCTGATGGCTGCCGTCGAGGCCGCGGGGGATCCGGCCATGTGGGAGATCGCGGCTTCCGGATTCCGGGATGCCACCCGGGTGGCGGCCAGCGATCCGCGGATGATGGGCGAGGTGGTGCGAAGCAACGCCGATGAGCTCGGCGCCGCTCTGGAGGCCCTCTGCCAGATCCTCATCCGCTGGCGGGAGGATTTACGCGCATCCCCACCGGTGTTGCCTCTGGAATGGGAGCACCTCTCGGCCCGGCGTCGGGCGCTCCGCTTCCCCGGTCCGTGA
- the aroF gene encoding 3-deoxy-7-phosphoheptulonate synthase, with amino-acid sequence MIVECAADVDPRMIQRLVDHLQSRGKPVHWVHGPQPVLVCPDERDLDPRELQSWPGVRRVIPVRHAFQLAARDYRPEGTQIRVGEVLIGGEEPVFIAGPCAVESRSQLLETAHAVREAGAHMLRAGAFKPRTSPYSFQGLGFEGLELLAEARAETGLPVVTEVMAPEEVPLVAEVADVLQVGARNMQNFSLLKAVGRQPKPVLLKRGMSATIEEWLLAAEYVMAYGNFNVILCERGIRTFERMTRNTLDINAVPVVKQLSHLPVLVDPSHGTGEAAYVIPIARAAIAAGADGLLTEVHIRPEEAWSDGRQSLTPEAFARLVREARAVALALRALP; translated from the coding sequence ATGATTGTGGAATGCGCTGCCGATGTGGATCCCCGTATGATCCAGCGCCTGGTGGACCACCTTCAATCCCGGGGGAAGCCGGTCCATTGGGTTCACGGGCCGCAACCCGTGCTGGTTTGCCCCGATGAGCGCGACCTGGATCCCCGCGAGCTCCAGTCCTGGCCGGGGGTCCGGCGGGTGATCCCGGTCCGTCATGCGTTTCAGCTGGCAGCTCGGGATTACCGGCCGGAGGGCACCCAGATCCGGGTGGGAGAGGTCCTCATTGGGGGCGAGGAGCCGGTCTTTATCGCGGGGCCCTGCGCGGTAGAATCCCGTTCCCAGCTGCTGGAAACCGCCCATGCCGTTCGGGAAGCCGGGGCCCATATGCTACGGGCCGGCGCTTTCAAACCTCGCACCTCCCCCTATTCCTTCCAGGGCCTGGGCTTCGAAGGGCTGGAATTACTGGCCGAGGCACGGGCCGAAACCGGGCTCCCGGTCGTAACGGAGGTGATGGCCCCGGAGGAGGTTCCCCTGGTCGCGGAGGTGGCGGATGTTTTGCAGGTCGGCGCGCGGAATATGCAGAACTTCAGCCTGCTGAAAGCAGTGGGCCGACAGCCGAAGCCGGTGCTGCTCAAGCGGGGGATGAGCGCGACCATCGAAGAGTGGCTGCTGGCAGCGGAATACGTGATGGCCTATGGGAATTTCAACGTGATCCTGTGCGAGCGGGGGATCCGCACCTTTGAGCGGATGACCCGAAACACTCTGGACATCAACGCCGTGCCGGTCGTGAAGCAGCTCAGCCATCTGCCGGTGCTGGTGGATCCCAGCCACGGCACAGGGGAGGCGGCGTATGTGATCCCCATCGCCCGCGCGGCCATTGCCGCAGGGGCGGATGGCTTGTTGACGGAAGTTCACATCCGCCCGGAGGAGGCCTGGTCGGATGGCCGTCAATCCCTGACCCCCGAGGCCTTCGCCCGCCTGGTCCGGGAGGCGCGAGCCGTGGCCCTTGCCCTACGGGCATTGCCGTAA
- the pheA gene encoding prephenate dehydratase translates to MLYGIRGAVTAEANTPEAIASATRRLLESIVRANRLAPGEIVAAWFTTTPDLTAAFPASVAREMGWTHVPMLCAQEIPVPDALPRCIRVLLLVHPQRPFRPVPVYLGEAQQLRPDLLNGSASPEEADPPEQAPMLPRVAFQGEAGAYSHEAALRFFGPDLVLLPCRTFAEVAHAVEVGRADFGVLPVENSTAGSINAVYDLLLDRDLRIWGEVILRVRHCLLAPPGTTLSEIRMVRSHPQALEQCARFIERHGWEALAAHDTAGSARMLAERPEPGVAVIASRLAAERYGLAILAEGIEDDPENATRFFIVSTREPPRAERNKTSIVFSTRHVPGALHACLGEFATRGINLTKLESRPRRGRPWEYVFYVDFEGHWQDPACREALLGLLQRASFVKLLGSYPAAEGTPTASVEEGGER, encoded by the coding sequence ATGCTATACGGCATTCGCGGCGCGGTCACGGCCGAAGCCAACACCCCGGAAGCGATCGCCTCGGCAACCCGACGGTTGCTGGAATCCATCGTCCGGGCCAACCGGCTGGCCCCGGGGGAAATCGTGGCCGCCTGGTTCACGACCACCCCGGATCTCACGGCGGCTTTCCCGGCCTCGGTCGCCCGGGAGATGGGCTGGACACACGTTCCCATGCTGTGCGCCCAGGAGATCCCGGTCCCGGATGCCCTTCCCCGTTGTATTCGCGTTCTGCTTCTGGTTCACCCCCAGCGCCCCTTCCGACCCGTTCCCGTTTACCTGGGAGAAGCCCAGCAACTTCGCCCCGATCTCTTAAACGGCTCTGCCTCTCCTGAGGAGGCAGATCCCCCGGAGCAGGCTCCCATGCTCCCCCGGGTGGCCTTTCAGGGAGAGGCGGGCGCTTATTCCCATGAAGCCGCGCTGCGCTTTTTCGGGCCGGATCTGGTGTTGCTCCCATGCCGCACCTTTGCCGAGGTGGCCCATGCTGTGGAGGTCGGCCGAGCGGATTTCGGCGTTCTGCCGGTGGAGAATTCCACGGCGGGCTCCATCAATGCGGTCTACGACCTGTTGCTGGATCGGGATCTCCGGATCTGGGGGGAGGTGATCCTGCGGGTGCGCCATTGCCTGCTGGCGCCGCCCGGGACGACGCTTTCGGAAATCCGTATGGTGCGCTCTCACCCGCAGGCTCTGGAGCAGTGTGCGCGTTTCATTGAGCGGCATGGCTGGGAAGCCCTGGCCGCCCATGACACAGCCGGCAGCGCCCGGATGCTGGCCGAGCGCCCGGAACCCGGGGTCGCGGTCATTGCCAGCCGCCTGGCTGCCGAGCGCTATGGCCTGGCGATCCTTGCTGAGGGAATCGAGGATGACCCGGAAAACGCCACCCGCTTCTTCATCGTCAGCACCCGGGAGCCGCCCCGCGCGGAGCGCAACAAGACCTCGATTGTGTTCAGCACCCGACATGTTCCAGGAGCTCTGCATGCCTGCCTGGGGGAATTCGCCACGCGGGGGATCAATCTCACCAAGCTGGAATCCCGCCCCCGGCGCGGACGGCCCTGGGAATACGTGTTCTATGTGGACTTTGAGGGTCACTGGCAGGACCCCGCGTGTCGGGAGGCCCTCCTGGGGCTTCTCCAACGGGCCTCTTTTGTGAAATTGCTGGGCTCCTATCCGGCTGCGGAAGGAACGCCCACCGCATCCGTGGAGGAAGGAGGGGAACGATGA